A single region of the Desulfatiglans anilini DSM 4660 genome encodes:
- a CDS encoding glycosyltransferase family 2 protein, whose amino-acid sequence MSVIISALNESAVIGSLVARIRELYPDFEIIVVNDGSEDETARVALEAGAFVYSHPYTIGNGAAVKSGIRIASGEILVLMDGDGQHRPEDIPRLLQYLPEFDMVVGARCRCQQTNWWRAAGNRVFNCLASYVTRFEVQDLTSGFRAVKSETAKDFLNLLPNTYSYPTTITLAALHSGRSLKYEPINVLKRRTGKSGIRCVEDGIRFLLILMKVCTLFAPLRVFLPTSIAMFLTGLGCNLWTFLTAGRFNNMGALFLTTSVLIFMLGLISEQISQMRFDRSARP is encoded by the coding sequence GTGTCGGTCATCATTTCTGCTCTGAACGAATCAGCGGTCATCGGTAGTCTTGTCGCGCGCATCAGAGAGCTTTATCCGGATTTCGAGATCATTGTGGTCAATGATGGATCTGAAGATGAAACGGCCCGGGTTGCGCTTGAGGCGGGGGCCTTCGTATACAGCCATCCCTATACGATAGGCAATGGCGCAGCCGTGAAAAGCGGTATCCGGATCGCGTCGGGGGAAATCCTGGTGCTCATGGATGGTGATGGACAGCACCGGCCTGAAGACATCCCCCGATTGCTTCAATATTTGCCTGAATTCGACATGGTTGTCGGCGCGCGCTGCAGGTGCCAGCAGACGAATTGGTGGAGGGCCGCAGGCAATCGAGTATTCAACTGTCTGGCATCTTATGTCACCCGGTTCGAGGTTCAGGATCTCACCTCAGGCTTCAGGGCGGTCAAATCGGAAACAGCCAAAGATTTCCTGAATCTGTTGCCGAACACCTACTCTTATCCGACGACGATTACCCTCGCGGCCTTGCACAGTGGCCGATCGCTGAAATATGAGCCGATAAATGTATTGAAAAGGCGGACGGGTAAAAGCGGCATTCGCTGTGTGGAAGACGGGATTCGGTTCCTGCTGATCTTGATGAAGGTCTGCACTCTCTTCGCTCCGTTGCGTGTATTCCTGCCGACTTCCATCGCGATGTTTCTGACCGGCCTAGGCTGTAATCTATGGACGTTTTTAACAGCCGGCCGATTCAACAACATGGGTGCTCTCTTTCTGACAACATCGGTTCTCATATTTATGCTTGGTCTAATCTCTGAGCAGATCAGCCAAATGCGGTTCGATAGGTCCGCCCGTCCGTAG
- the hflC gene encoding protease modulator HflC has protein sequence MKLKFILIPLIIIAIAVYSSVYVVDETEQVIVTQFGRAIGSPKAEPGLYFKLPMIQQTNYFPKNLLEWDGDPGQIPTLDKTFIWVDTFARWKIVNPLIFFETVNNVTGAMARLDDIIDSAVRNFITSYPLIETVRKTNRKLDTFEVGISDLLDTRYLGEVTLGRQKITKGILEQSQPKLDDFGIQLVDVKLKRINYVEEVQKSVYARMIAERKQIAEKFRSEGQGEARKIEGNRDKELKRISSEAYRAAQEIKGKADAEAALIYAKAYNKDPEFYTFLKSLDLYRNAMDKQSALILSTDSDLLRFFKSYEEKAVMPTMD, from the coding sequence ATGAAACTGAAATTCATCCTGATCCCCTTGATCATCATTGCCATTGCAGTCTATTCTTCAGTCTATGTGGTGGACGAAACCGAACAGGTTATCGTCACACAGTTCGGGAGAGCCATCGGCAGCCCGAAGGCCGAGCCTGGGCTTTACTTCAAACTGCCGATGATTCAGCAAACCAATTACTTCCCCAAGAACCTTCTCGAATGGGATGGAGACCCGGGACAGATCCCGACCCTGGACAAGACCTTCATCTGGGTCGACACCTTCGCCCGTTGGAAAATCGTCAATCCGCTAATTTTCTTCGAAACCGTCAACAACGTCACCGGGGCGATGGCCCGTCTGGACGATATCATCGACTCCGCCGTCCGCAATTTTATCACCTCTTATCCGTTGATCGAAACGGTGCGGAAGACCAACCGGAAGCTCGACACCTTCGAGGTCGGCATCTCCGATCTGTTGGACACCCGCTATCTTGGAGAGGTGACACTCGGCAGACAGAAAATCACCAAGGGCATCCTGGAGCAATCCCAGCCGAAGCTGGATGATTTCGGCATCCAACTGGTCGATGTCAAACTCAAACGGATCAACTACGTCGAAGAAGTCCAGAAATCGGTGTATGCAAGGATGATCGCCGAACGGAAACAGATCGCCGAAAAATTCCGCTCCGAGGGCCAGGGCGAGGCCCGCAAGATCGAGGGTAACCGCGACAAAGAACTGAAGCGCATCTCTTCAGAGGCGTACAGAGCGGCTCAAGAGATCAAGGGAAAGGCCGATGCAGAGGCTGCGCTCATTTATGCGAAGGCCTACAATAAGGATCCGGAGTTTTACACTTTTCTCAAATCTCTGGACCTCTACCGCAATGCAATGGACAAGCAAAGCGCTTTGATCCTTTCGACCGATTCCGACCTGCTCAGGTTTTTCAAGAGCTACGAAGAAAAAGCCGTGATGCCGACGATGGATTAG
- a CDS encoding zinc-ribbon domain-containing protein, with the protein MKCPLCEKDIPGRPCPKCGEENPEEAQYCMQCGTAMDGREEPAVLVDERDDEFDFENRVLCPDGTCTGIILNGKCTECGKVWEPGADQSPADEK; encoded by the coding sequence ATGAAATGCCCTTTGTGCGAGAAAGATATTCCCGGTCGTCCCTGCCCGAAATGCGGGGAGGAAAATCCAGAAGAGGCTCAGTACTGTATGCAGTGCGGCACTGCAATGGATGGCCGGGAAGAACCTGCGGTCTTGGTGGACGAGCGGGATGATGAATTCGATTTTGAAAATCGAGTGTTGTGCCCGGATGGGACCTGTACAGGGATCATTTTGAACGGGAAGTGCACCGAGTGCGGGAAGGTCTGGGAACCTGGCGCTGACCAGAGCCCTGCAGACGAAAAATAG
- the queD gene encoding 6-carboxytetrahydropterin synthase QueD, giving the protein MYELKIVTHFAAAHQLREYEGGCERLHGHNWTVEVFIAGDTLGDNGLLVDFRVVKESTQQVLDALDHRFLNDLEPFRAVNPSSENIARYIFERLAAELDDGRVHVSRVTAWESENACATYSKS; this is encoded by the coding sequence ATGTATGAATTAAAGATCGTTACACATTTTGCGGCAGCCCATCAGTTGCGGGAATACGAGGGTGGCTGCGAGAGGCTCCACGGGCACAACTGGACGGTCGAGGTCTTTATCGCAGGGGATACCCTTGGTGACAACGGGTTGCTGGTCGACTTCAGGGTTGTTAAGGAGTCCACCCAGCAGGTGCTGGATGCGTTGGACCATCGCTTTTTGAATGACCTTGAACCCTTCCGGGCCGTGAATCCCTCTTCGGAAAACATTGCCCGTTACATCTTCGAGCGTCTTGCTGCGGAGCTTGACGACGGGCGGGTCCACGTCAGCAGGGTGACTGCCTGGGAGTCCGAAAACGCCTGCGCCACCTATTCCAAATCTTGA
- the recJ gene encoding single-stranded-DNA-specific exonuclease RecJ, with the protein MSRYNIWKLKPVFPEARELSRTAGLTLLQAHFLVHRGMRDPQTVKDFFDPRLASLQDPLTLPDMGEAVRIVQHAIEQDWKITVYGDYDADGITATAVLIHFFDAIGLKASAYIPNRLREGYGLNREAVRRIAADGTKLLITVDCGSSDYRAIAAAQRAGLTVVVTDHHQVPENYRPPCAVVNAHRSGGPSALRPLAGVGVAFFLAVAIRTALREKGWFKTRKEPDLREYLDLVALGTVADRVPLLGQNRILVNSGLRMMAESRWEGIGAMKAAAQIDRLSVTADDLAFRLAPRLNAPGRLGGAALALEILTVRDIAKAERAARELTALNQERQRLEREILKQIDAQVASMGDVDRLRTLMLCGENWHTGVLGIVASKLVDRYHKPAVVLSLQDGLGIGSGRSIDGFNLFGALTEMAHLFERYGGHAHAAGFALKRVNLDTFRKDLEQLAWDQLDDESLVPGLDIDAVVSLADIDFRTLTEIDALAPFGEGNPEPCLLVRDVTVFESRLVGDNHLKMSVAQDGCVFDAIGFGLGDLAPAKGERVNLAFVPEKNTWQGVERIQLKLLDLAGWDEPVPSILEDARSQLDVLGAEYE; encoded by the coding sequence GTGTCGCGATACAACATCTGGAAACTGAAACCCGTTTTCCCCGAAGCCCGCGAGTTGAGCCGAACTGCAGGTCTCACCCTTTTGCAGGCCCATTTCCTGGTGCATCGCGGAATGAGAGATCCACAGACCGTAAAGGACTTTTTTGACCCCCGTTTGGCCTCCCTCCAAGATCCTCTGACGCTTCCCGATATGGGGGAAGCGGTCCGGATCGTCCAACACGCCATCGAACAGGATTGGAAGATCACCGTTTACGGCGATTACGACGCGGACGGTATTACGGCTACGGCTGTCCTGATCCATTTTTTCGACGCGATCGGCCTGAAGGCTTCCGCCTATATCCCCAACCGCCTGCGCGAAGGGTACGGGCTGAACCGGGAGGCCGTGCGCCGGATCGCCGCCGACGGCACGAAGCTTCTGATCACCGTGGATTGCGGCAGCTCGGATTACAGGGCCATCGCTGCAGCGCAGCGTGCGGGCTTGACGGTGGTCGTTACGGATCATCACCAGGTCCCTGAGAATTATCGGCCGCCCTGCGCGGTTGTCAACGCCCACAGAAGCGGCGGTCCCTCCGCTCTGAGGCCGCTGGCCGGCGTGGGGGTCGCCTTTTTTCTCGCCGTGGCCATTCGCACCGCCCTGCGGGAAAAGGGATGGTTCAAGACCCGCAAGGAGCCGGATCTCCGCGAATATCTTGACCTGGTGGCGCTGGGGACTGTGGCGGATCGTGTGCCGCTGCTCGGTCAGAACCGCATCCTGGTCAACAGCGGCCTCAGGATGATGGCCGAAAGCAGGTGGGAGGGGATTGGCGCGATGAAGGCCGCCGCCCAGATAGACAGACTGTCTGTGACGGCCGACGACCTTGCATTCAGGCTCGCCCCGCGGCTTAACGCCCCTGGCCGCCTCGGGGGGGCGGCATTGGCCCTTGAGATTTTGACGGTGCGTGATATAGCGAAAGCCGAGCGCGCGGCCCGTGAGTTGACGGCCTTGAATCAGGAAAGGCAAAGACTCGAAAGGGAGATCCTGAAGCAGATCGATGCCCAGGTCGCCTCCATGGGCGACGTAGACCGCCTTAGGACCCTCATGTTGTGCGGCGAGAACTGGCACACGGGCGTTCTGGGGATTGTAGCCTCGAAACTGGTGGACCGTTACCACAAACCGGCCGTCGTGCTGAGCCTTCAGGACGGGCTGGGAATCGGATCCGGACGCAGCATCGATGGATTCAACCTGTTCGGGGCACTCACTGAAATGGCCCACCTCTTCGAGCGCTATGGGGGCCATGCCCACGCGGCCGGGTTTGCCCTCAAACGGGTCAATCTCGATACGTTCCGAAAGGATCTCGAACAGTTGGCCTGGGATCAGTTGGATGACGAAAGTTTGGTGCCGGGACTGGATATCGATGCAGTGGTCTCATTGGCAGATATCGATTTCCGCACACTGACCGAAATCGACGCGCTGGCACCCTTCGGGGAAGGGAATCCGGAGCCTTGTCTGTTGGTGCGGGATGTGACGGTTTTCGAATCGAGGTTAGTAGGGGACAATCATCTGAAGATGAGCGTTGCTCAAGATGGATGTGTTTTCGATGCGATCGGCTTCGGCTTGGGCGACCTTGCACCGGCAAAGGGTGAGCGGGTCAATCTGGCATTTGTTCCAGAAAAAAACACCTGGCAGGGGGTGGAAAGGATCCAGCTGAAGCTGCTCGATCTAGCCGGCTGGGATGAGCCCGTGCCGTCAATCCTTGAAGATGCGCGCAGCCAGCTCGATGTCCTCGGGGCAGAATACGAATAA
- the hflK gene encoding FtsH protease activity modulator HflK, protein MAWDWDKLQEQRKKASGGDAGPPPNVNEIFQKFKGFKGFKGKLPGGTTLIILLIILLYLGSTSVYTVAVDEVGMVQRFGKYVRMTQPGLNFKLPNGIEKVSKVKVRYVFKEEFGFRTVEAAARSRFASSAPYEDESLMLTGDLNVAVVPWIVQFRINDPYNYLFKVRNVRGTLRDLSESTMRLVVGDRSINEVISKREEIANQAQELLQKELDEAETGIKVVTIEMKKTNVPEPVQPSFNEVNQAVQEKERMIYEAREQYNKVIPAAKGDAEKTIRGAEGYALDRVNRAQGDATRFEELYNEYTKAEDVTRRRLYLEAMQDIMPKMGEKYIVDAEQKNFLPLLNLGRPQGGTK, encoded by the coding sequence ATGGCCTGGGATTGGGACAAGCTGCAGGAACAGAGGAAAAAGGCATCGGGCGGAGATGCCGGACCGCCTCCCAACGTCAACGAAATCTTCCAGAAATTCAAAGGGTTCAAGGGATTCAAGGGCAAACTCCCGGGCGGGACGACCCTGATCATCCTTCTCATCATCCTTCTCTACCTGGGATCGACCTCCGTTTATACGGTTGCCGTCGATGAAGTGGGCATGGTACAGCGGTTCGGCAAGTATGTCCGGATGACACAGCCCGGACTCAACTTCAAGCTGCCGAACGGAATCGAGAAGGTCAGCAAGGTCAAGGTGCGGTATGTTTTCAAGGAAGAATTCGGTTTTCGGACCGTGGAGGCTGCTGCCCGCTCACGATTCGCATCGAGCGCCCCTTACGAGGACGAATCCCTCATGCTGACGGGCGACCTGAATGTCGCCGTGGTCCCCTGGATCGTGCAGTTCCGCATCAACGATCCTTACAACTATCTCTTCAAGGTCAGAAACGTCCGGGGCACCCTGCGTGACTTGTCTGAATCGACCATGCGCCTGGTCGTAGGCGACAGGAGCATCAACGAGGTCATCAGCAAACGTGAAGAGATCGCCAATCAGGCACAGGAACTCCTTCAGAAAGAGCTCGACGAGGCGGAAACAGGCATCAAGGTTGTCACCATCGAGATGAAAAAGACCAACGTCCCCGAACCCGTGCAGCCGTCTTTCAACGAGGTCAACCAGGCTGTTCAGGAAAAGGAGCGTATGATCTACGAAGCGCGCGAGCAGTACAACAAGGTCATCCCTGCAGCCAAGGGGGACGCCGAAAAGACCATCCGCGGCGCGGAGGGCTACGCCCTCGATCGCGTCAACCGGGCGCAGGGTGATGCCACCCGATTCGAAGAATTGTACAACGAGTACACCAAGGCCGAGGATGTCACCCGGAGGCGGCTCTACCTCGAGGCCATGCAGGATATCATGCCCAAGATGGGTGAGAAATATATTGTCGACGCCGAGCAGAAAAATTTCCTCCCGCTCCTCAACCTCGGCAGGCCGCAAGGAGGGACCAAGTAA
- a CDS encoding FmdB family zinc ribbon protein has product MPSYDYLCEKCGSTFTLMMTLVEHEKTKVRCPKCKSARVKQQIGSFQAITSKKS; this is encoded by the coding sequence TTGCCGTCATATGATTATCTCTGCGAGAAGTGCGGGAGCACATTCACTTTGATGATGACGCTCGTTGAACACGAAAAGACCAAGGTGCGGTGCCCGAAGTGCAAGAGTGCACGCGTGAAGCAGCAGATAGGGTCTTTTCAGGCGATCACGTCCAAGAAGAGCTGA
- a CDS encoding ABC transporter permease — MRAGWGLQIWALARHVWIEALRERFTQALCLIGVMLLASSMVLSRMAMGNRERVIQDMGFWVIWVSGFLGVLYLGSSLVRHEIQQRTIFLILSRPLGRSSFLLGKYCGMILVLATIFLILSTSFGSVMLLSGIRVNAQHVVAGLFIFSEWIILAAFSVFFAGFTSPPLHNFFLAGVAFLGHWCNDLRLFAQNTESHMMEIVLRVLLFILPNLECINFRGAALYEEPIPGAMIAGALLFTAAWIGTLICAAAAIFSSRKIF; from the coding sequence TTGAGAGCTGGCTGGGGTCTTCAAATTTGGGCCCTGGCCAGGCATGTCTGGATCGAGGCGCTGCGCGAACGGTTCACTCAAGCTTTGTGCCTGATCGGAGTGATGCTCCTGGCCTCTTCGATGGTTTTAAGTCGTATGGCGATGGGAAATCGTGAGAGAGTGATACAGGATATGGGATTCTGGGTCATCTGGGTCTCGGGCTTTCTCGGTGTCTTGTATCTGGGATCGAGCCTCGTTCGCCATGAGATACAGCAGCGGACGATTTTTCTGATATTGTCGAGACCTCTCGGCCGCAGCTCGTTCCTGCTGGGAAAATATTGCGGCATGATCCTGGTTTTGGCCACGATCTTTCTCATTCTGTCCACGAGCTTTGGAAGTGTGATGCTGCTTTCGGGAATACGGGTGAACGCTCAGCACGTCGTGGCGGGGCTTTTCATCTTTTCCGAGTGGATCATTCTGGCAGCGTTCAGCGTCTTTTTCGCAGGTTTTACGAGTCCACCGCTGCACAATTTTTTTCTAGCCGGCGTCGCTTTTCTGGGCCATTGGTGCAACGATCTGCGCCTATTCGCTCAAAACACCGAGTCGCACATGATGGAGATCGTCCTGAGGGTGTTGCTTTTCATCCTGCCAAATCTTGAGTGCATCAACTTCAGAGGAGCGGCCTTATATGAAGAACCCATTCCGGGCGCCATGATCGCCGGGGCCCTGTTGTTCACCGCCGCCTGGATCGGGACGCTGATTTGCGCAGCCGCAGCGATCTTCTCATCCAGAAAGATTTTCTGA
- a CDS encoding ABC transporter ATP-binding protein: protein MIVHDLFLRVAQGMTLGLIGPNGAGKTTAIMLGTGLLKPDLGRVQVAGRDAVEAASKRGIGCLTERPYFYPRLTLLEWMQMLVGLSGIGHSEGRHAVEKQLDLLGLRDQGPLQMGTLSKGQLQRAGLAQALVHKPSLLFLDEPMSGLDPCWRNRLLEIMLELKRAGRTIVFSSHILSDVETICDEVVLMDQGKLRWNGDMSAIEKGVRVFDIRMKAAGQAFLSELPEKGVLVIHKRRDNYHLRVQGPWLDKILALAASRNIRLESLNPVYADFNELLTRFGQENAGNSGWRV from the coding sequence GTGATTGTCCACGACCTGTTCCTGCGTGTGGCGCAGGGTATGACCCTGGGGCTGATCGGGCCGAACGGTGCAGGGAAGACCACCGCGATCATGCTTGGAACTGGATTGCTGAAGCCTGACTTGGGGAGGGTTCAGGTGGCAGGAAGAGACGCTGTCGAGGCGGCCTCCAAGCGGGGGATTGGGTGCTTGACGGAGAGGCCCTATTTCTACCCGCGTCTAACCCTTCTGGAATGGATGCAGATGCTCGTTGGGCTCAGTGGAATCGGCCACAGCGAAGGGCGACATGCCGTGGAAAAGCAGCTCGATCTTCTCGGTCTACGGGATCAGGGACCGCTGCAGATGGGAACTCTTTCCAAGGGACAACTGCAGCGGGCCGGGCTGGCACAAGCGCTGGTGCACAAGCCCTCGCTCCTTTTCCTGGACGAACCGATGAGTGGTTTGGATCCCTGTTGGCGCAACCGCTTACTGGAGATCATGCTGGAGCTTAAACGTGCCGGGCGTACGATCGTCTTCAGCTCTCATATTCTGTCTGATGTGGAAACGATATGCGATGAAGTCGTCTTGATGGATCAAGGAAAATTGAGGTGGAACGGTGATATGTCCGCGATCGAAAAGGGCGTTAGGGTGTTCGATATCCGGATGAAAGCGGCAGGGCAGGCGTTTTTGTCCGAACTACCGGAGAAAGGCGTGCTTGTGATCCATAAACGCCGCGACAATTACCACCTGCGCGTGCAAGGGCCTTGGTTGGACAAGATCCTCGCGCTGGCCGCAAGCCGCAATATCCGCCTCGAATCTTTGAATCCTGTCTATGCGGATTTTAATGAGTTGCTGACCCGGTTCGGCCAGGAGAACGCTGGGAATTCAGGATGGCGGGTTTGA
- a CDS encoding GAF domain-containing sensor histidine kinase → MLTNPDDLIKALRQEPWAAEVSADESFWRLLIEWVEEHVLSEFLRRVTGLIDELVEIDPDLTQKEIFQKATQFMVEFLGAHSASIRIYDPITKQMLSYGSYPLGEEHHRSEFIPLEGSIAGEVVRTRQPCLVPDLVNDDRYLDKHTIDRKGVRSMMGIPLEITRFFPHERDTIGVIQIYFVERNRVFHPLEIQMATLMARRLSFVMAKKKILFLQRTNEKKAFVTEHIFRALGARGGIKLKEIFNRVVPELADMVNLQSCALFSVTEDLTRVVLEAGYPESGGYHSIGRSFAVSSEPAFEILLNLRGYDGDSVYETLSPSYLLVVDPEHSTLISDNLKRFAQIYNINSILYIPLRVNGNVTHFMTFDALEQRQRYREDEIDLLIFMGRELMKAQKMERLDDALHDFKNPAIATAGFARRLKKMVEEDPVGCRDQILKYADILLEETSRLQELALSIYHVGQEQVVNLTEVLRRRFEINREAIREQLRQNITLKEGPFDPNLYVKCFSINLERVFDNILNNATKAIPLKGGTLAIRTHSKGDWVCAEVSNTGEMSDEDRVLMVEGGAQGRGLYITNRIVKLLGGKVEVVRGNGMTTFVVCLPANDGTN, encoded by the coding sequence ATGCTGACAAATCCTGACGATTTGATCAAGGCACTGCGGCAGGAACCCTGGGCCGCGGAGGTCTCTGCCGACGAGTCGTTTTGGCGGTTGTTGATAGAATGGGTCGAGGAACATGTCCTCTCCGAATTCCTGAGACGGGTGACAGGGCTGATCGATGAGCTTGTAGAGATCGACCCTGATCTAACCCAAAAAGAGATATTCCAGAAGGCCACCCAGTTCATGGTGGAATTCCTCGGGGCCCATTCCGCTTCTATCCGCATCTACGACCCTATTACGAAGCAGATGCTTTCATACGGGTCCTACCCGCTTGGGGAGGAGCACCACCGCTCAGAATTCATTCCCCTTGAAGGGAGCATTGCAGGAGAAGTCGTCCGGACCCGTCAGCCATGCCTCGTTCCTGATCTGGTGAACGATGACCGGTATCTCGACAAGCATACGATCGACCGGAAAGGCGTTCGTTCCATGATGGGGATTCCGCTCGAGATCACCCGGTTTTTCCCGCACGAACGCGATACCATCGGCGTCATTCAAATCTATTTCGTGGAGCGGAATCGGGTGTTTCATCCCCTGGAGATTCAGATGGCGACGCTGATGGCACGGCGTCTGAGTTTTGTCATGGCGAAGAAAAAAATCCTCTTTCTCCAGCGGACAAACGAGAAAAAGGCGTTTGTAACGGAGCACATCTTTCGTGCTCTGGGAGCGCGGGGAGGGATTAAGCTGAAAGAAATATTCAACCGGGTGGTCCCTGAACTTGCGGATATGGTCAACCTCCAGAGCTGTGCGCTTTTTTCTGTCACGGAGGATCTGACAAGGGTTGTGCTCGAGGCGGGTTATCCGGAGAGCGGCGGGTATCACAGTATCGGGAGGAGCTTTGCCGTGAGCAGTGAGCCGGCCTTCGAGATTTTGTTGAATCTGCGCGGCTACGATGGAGATTCGGTCTACGAGACCCTGAGCCCTTCTTACCTGCTGGTGGTCGACCCGGAGCACAGCACATTGATATCGGACAACCTCAAGCGGTTCGCCCAGATTTACAATATCAATTCCATCCTTTACATACCGCTCAGGGTGAACGGCAATGTCACCCATTTCATGACCTTCGATGCACTGGAGCAGCGTCAACGGTATCGTGAGGATGAAATCGATCTGCTCATCTTCATGGGGCGCGAACTGATGAAGGCCCAGAAAATGGAGCGGCTGGACGATGCCCTCCATGATTTCAAGAACCCGGCTATTGCAACGGCAGGTTTTGCGCGCCGCCTGAAAAAGATGGTCGAGGAGGACCCGGTCGGCTGCCGCGATCAGATCCTCAAGTACGCCGACATCCTGCTTGAAGAGACCAGCCGTCTGCAGGAATTGGCGCTCAGCATCTACCATGTCGGGCAGGAACAGGTAGTCAACCTGACCGAAGTCCTAAGAAGGCGCTTCGAGATTAATCGGGAGGCGATCCGGGAGCAGCTGAGGCAGAATATCACCTTGAAAGAAGGCCCCTTCGATCCTAACTTGTATGTGAAGTGTTTTTCGATAAATCTCGAAAGGGTGTTCGACAATATTCTCAACAATGCGACCAAGGCCATTCCTTTGAAAGGGGGAACCCTAGCGATTCGCACCCACTCGAAAGGAGATTGGGTCTGTGCAGAAGTCAGCAATACAGGCGAGATGTCCGATGAGGATCGTGTTTTGATGGTCGAGGGTGGCGCCCAGGGTCGCGGCCTTTATATTACAAACAGGATAGTGAAGCTTTTGGGTGGAAAGGTGGAAGTGGTCAGAGGCAACGGCATGACCACCTTTGTTGTTTGTCTGCCTGCTAATGATGGAACCAATTGA
- a CDS encoding amino acid-binding protein produces the protein MVRTEISLFLKNAPGELGTLAGRLAEAGINIDALTIQDASDYVQGIFKARGKSLKRIAPAASYGSMQKDSADYALIRLLVDKTDRAMDLLTKGEYVFDIAPVIALEIENRPGNLAAMARKFGEEGVNINYVYGSALPRGKKSLFVFCPEDIELAARIFKD, from the coding sequence ATGGTCAGGACCGAGATTTCCTTGTTTCTGAAAAACGCTCCGGGTGAACTGGGCACACTCGCCGGCCGACTGGCGGAGGCTGGCATCAATATCGACGCATTGACTATTCAGGATGCCTCCGACTACGTACAGGGCATCTTCAAGGCCAGGGGGAAATCCCTCAAGCGCATCGCCCCGGCCGCCAGCTATGGTTCGATGCAGAAAGACTCGGCCGATTACGCCCTCATCCGCCTGCTGGTCGATAAAACCGATAGGGCGATGGATCTTCTGACAAAAGGTGAGTATGTCTTCGACATCGCGCCGGTGATCGCCCTCGAAATCGAGAACCGGCCGGGAAACCTGGCGGCGATGGCCCGAAAATTCGGGGAAGAGGGGGTCAATATCAACTATGTGTATGGGTCCGCGCTCCCTCGCGGGAAGAAGTCGTTATTCGTATTCTGCCCCGAGGACATCGAGCTGGCTGCGCGCATCTTCAAGGATTGA
- the kdsB gene encoding 3-deoxy-manno-octulosonate cytidylyltransferase, with amino-acid sequence MDIYAFIPARYQSTRLPGKPLVLIAGKPMIQHVYERALGCTELVNVYVATDDSRIADCVRSFGGRVMMTRANHLSGTDRICEAATSLGVKDEDVIVNIQGDQPLFDPSVVTDLVGPFKDDPALSMSTLKFRINADEAGNPNHVKVVTDAAGFALYFSRAAIPFYREKDTPAVYYKHLGFYAYRMEFLRRFSRMPEGCLETAEKLEQLRVLENGVRMRVVETSFDSIEVDVAVDARRVEERLLAITRKGA; translated from the coding sequence ATGGATATTTACGCTTTTATTCCCGCAAGGTATCAATCCACCCGTCTGCCCGGCAAGCCTCTGGTTTTGATCGCCGGCAAGCCGATGATTCAGCACGTGTATGAGAGGGCCCTGGGCTGCACGGAACTGGTGAATGTGTATGTTGCCACAGACGACTCGCGGATCGCGGATTGTGTGAGGTCCTTTGGGGGCCGGGTGATGATGACACGGGCGAATCATCTCTCCGGCACTGACCGGATTTGCGAGGCGGCAACCTCGCTCGGGGTGAAAGACGAGGACGTCATCGTCAATATCCAGGGTGATCAGCCGCTTTTCGACCCGTCTGTGGTGACGGATCTGGTCGGACCCTTCAAAGATGATCCAGCCCTTTCCATGTCCACTCTCAAATTCCGGATCAACGCGGATGAGGCCGGCAACCCGAACCATGTCAAGGTTGTGACGGACGCGGCGGGTTTCGCCCTATATTTTTCCAGGGCCGCTATCCCCTTTTACCGTGAGAAGGACACCCCGGCGGTGTATTACAAACACCTCGGCTTTTATGCGTATCGTATGGAGTTTTTGCGGCGATTCAGCCGGATGCCGGAGGGATGCCTCGAAACCGCGGAGAAGCTCGAGCAGCTTCGTGTTCTCGAAAACGGTGTCCGGATGCGGGTTGTCGAGACCTCTTTCGATTCCATCGAAGTAGATGTAGCTGTGGATGCGCGCAGGGTGGAGGAACGCCTGCTCGCGATCACCCGGAAAGGCGCCTGA